The Nesterenkonia xinjiangensis genome contains a region encoding:
- a CDS encoding MFS transporter: protein MPTSTRTPQHDSAHPATSDVPLVTEDPRFSRRQIVIAIVALSLGGFAIGVTEFAIMGLLQEAVADLEITIPQGGHLISAYALGVVVGAPLLALPGATRERRKYALFLLALFVVGHGLSLLAPNYETMLAARFISGLPHGAYFAVAALMAAQMAGPTRRSKAIAAVLGGLAIANVIGVPVVTWAGQQFGWRWMFAIVMVLALITMAAVATFAPRQMPSKHASMKGELKGLKSQRLWVGILLAVVGFCGMFALYSYISPVMTDVALLDARYLPYVVGLYGVGMVVGNFIGGWAADKSVLGTVIISMALISVFMVLFAATAHIALLALVFLFLVGASASALSPSMQTYLIDSAPRAPQLAASLHHSAFNAANALGAIIGASVIDAGWGLRAPSYVGAAAAAVGVLIAGYVIWLSRREQAQG, encoded by the coding sequence GTGCCGACCTCCACCCGCACTCCTCAGCACGACTCCGCGCACCCTGCCACCAGCGACGTTCCCCTGGTGACGGAGGATCCGCGATTCTCCCGACGCCAGATCGTCATCGCGATCGTGGCGCTGTCCCTGGGCGGATTCGCGATCGGTGTCACCGAGTTCGCCATCATGGGGCTGCTGCAGGAGGCGGTGGCTGATCTGGAGATCACCATCCCCCAGGGTGGGCATCTGATCAGCGCCTACGCGCTCGGCGTGGTGGTCGGTGCTCCGCTGCTGGCCCTTCCCGGGGCGACCCGTGAGCGGCGGAAGTACGCGCTGTTCCTGCTGGCGCTGTTCGTGGTGGGCCATGGGCTGAGCCTGCTGGCTCCGAACTACGAGACCATGTTGGCGGCGCGATTCATCTCGGGCCTGCCGCATGGAGCCTACTTCGCGGTGGCCGCGCTGATGGCTGCCCAGATGGCGGGACCCACGCGGCGCTCGAAGGCGATCGCCGCGGTGCTGGGTGGTCTGGCGATCGCGAATGTGATCGGCGTACCGGTGGTGACCTGGGCCGGTCAGCAGTTCGGCTGGCGGTGGATGTTCGCCATCGTGATGGTGCTGGCGCTGATCACCATGGCGGCGGTGGCGACCTTCGCGCCCCGGCAGATGCCCTCGAAGCATGCCTCCATGAAGGGAGAGCTCAAGGGGCTGAAGTCCCAGCGACTCTGGGTCGGGATCCTGCTGGCCGTGGTCGGGTTCTGCGGCATGTTCGCCCTGTACTCCTACATCTCCCCGGTGATGACGGATGTGGCCCTGCTGGATGCCCGCTACCTGCCTTATGTGGTGGGTCTGTACGGCGTCGGCATGGTGGTCGGGAACTTCATCGGCGGGTGGGCGGCGGACAAGTCCGTGCTGGGGACGGTGATCATCTCGATGGCGCTCATCTCCGTGTTCATGGTGCTCTTCGCCGCCACGGCGCACATTGCGCTGCTGGCCCTGGTGTTCCTCTTCCTGGTGGGCGCCTCAGCCTCTGCGCTGAGTCCTTCGATGCAGACCTACCTGATCGACTCGGCCCCGCGGGCCCCGCAGCTGGCCGCCTCCCTGCATCATTCGGCCTTCAACGCCGCCAACGCCCTGGGCGCGATCATCGGGGCCTCGGTGATCGACGCTGGGTGGGGCCTGCGCGCACCCAGCTATGTCGGCGCCGCCGCCGCCGCGGTGGGTGTGCTGATCGCCGGGTACGTCATCTGGCTGAGCCGGCGGGAGCAGGCGCAGGGCTGA
- a CDS encoding phosphotransferase — protein sequence MRWTSMELAALATAAVPGLSPTGVAAVADDARDFTSAIVIDSEGNRWRIRSPQHQEAAMRLETELQVLRGFSTAIRAELPFRVPSVAGAVRRGEMRTFVYNHLPGRTLELEELTASGAEVIGDVGRTIAAIHDLDESVVDHADLPRYSAERFRQRRLNELDQAATTGQIPSSLLRRWEHAMEEKLLWDFTPTVGHGDLHEDNLLVEGERVVAVTGWTDLHIGDPADDFAWLAAAPDPDFAQAVLTSYQQHRRGPSDPYLMRRAALTAEFALAQWLVRGHATENQEMVEEARGLLRQLVEDIEAHGGQPISLTPMQGEEPATEQDSRPVARAGAAATVADTGEWAESGADDHEPVVITDASAEDSSAPSPSEAAEEGAGEPGDEPEASGGDEPATAPAESALDDDAPTGQLPAVSPGSPASPASPASPGSPESPSSPVSPASPVDDGAASTRSAAADEQPTGDIPRVVDDSLFLDEDDTPTGTISPVPETAEEQSRRPESGSLPIVADAESEKRAKQKNFFPAQSADSARSAPSADTGTNPVVPPADVPDEARGDASPSHGSGEQGATAVEPTARGSSKREASVEDSDSSEPTDGGGASPSSGSSPRSAIYSTYPGLRPPGS from the coding sequence GTGCGATGGACATCGATGGAACTGGCGGCTCTGGCCACCGCCGCTGTGCCGGGCCTCTCCCCGACGGGAGTGGCCGCCGTCGCCGACGACGCCCGGGACTTCACCTCGGCGATCGTCATCGATTCCGAGGGCAACCGCTGGCGCATCCGTTCTCCGCAGCATCAGGAGGCGGCGATGCGTCTGGAGACCGAGCTGCAGGTGCTGCGTGGTTTCTCCACGGCGATCCGCGCGGAGCTTCCCTTTCGCGTGCCGTCAGTGGCGGGTGCGGTGCGGCGCGGTGAGATGCGCACCTTCGTGTACAACCATCTGCCGGGACGCACCCTCGAGCTGGAGGAGCTGACCGCCAGCGGTGCCGAGGTGATCGGGGACGTCGGCCGCACCATCGCTGCGATCCACGATCTGGATGAGTCCGTGGTGGACCATGCGGATCTGCCCCGCTACTCGGCCGAGCGGTTCCGCCAGCGGCGGCTCAACGAGCTCGACCAGGCCGCGACCACCGGCCAGATCCCCTCCTCGCTGCTGCGCCGTTGGGAGCATGCCATGGAGGAGAAGCTCCTGTGGGACTTCACTCCGACGGTGGGCCACGGGGATCTGCACGAGGACAATCTGCTCGTCGAGGGCGAGCGCGTGGTGGCGGTGACCGGGTGGACCGATCTGCACATCGGTGACCCGGCGGATGACTTCGCGTGGCTGGCCGCCGCCCCCGATCCTGATTTCGCCCAGGCGGTTTTGACCTCCTATCAGCAGCACCGCAGGGGCCCGAGCGACCCTTACCTGATGCGCCGGGCGGCACTGACCGCTGAGTTCGCGCTGGCCCAGTGGCTGGTGCGCGGTCACGCCACCGAGAACCAGGAGATGGTCGAAGAGGCACGGGGCCTGCTGCGTCAGCTGGTGGAGGACATTGAGGCCCACGGCGGACAGCCGATCTCACTGACCCCGATGCAGGGAGAGGAACCGGCCACGGAGCAGGACTCGCGGCCGGTGGCCCGTGCCGGAGCAGCCGCCACGGTGGCTGACACCGGCGAGTGGGCCGAGTCCGGCGCGGATGACCATGAGCCGGTGGTCATCACCGATGCTTCTGCCGAGGACTCCTCGGCGCCCTCCCCTTCGGAGGCCGCAGAGGAGGGCGCAGGAGAGCCTGGCGATGAGCCCGAGGCCTCCGGCGGCGACGAGCCGGCGACGGCTCCGGCTGAGTCTGCGCTCGACGACGACGCCCCGACCGGCCAGCTCCCCGCCGTGTCCCCGGGGTCCCCGGCGTCCCCGGCGTCGCCGGCCTCTCCTGGCTCTCCGGAGTCCCCCTCTTCTCCGGTCTCCCCCGCTTCCCCTGTGGACGACGGTGCCGCCTCCACGCGCTCCGCCGCCGCGGATGAGCAGCCCACCGGGGACATTCCCCGCGTCGTGGATGATTCGCTCTTCCTGGACGAGGACGACACCCCGACCGGGACGATCTCTCCGGTGCCGGAGACTGCCGAGGAGCAGTCACGGCGGCCCGAGTCCGGGTCGTTGCCGATCGTGGCCGATGCGGAGTCCGAGAAACGCGCCAAGCAGAAGAACTTCTTCCCCGCCCAGTCCGCGGACAGCGCACGGTCGGCTCCCAGCGCCGACACCGGCACGAACCCGGTGGTCCCGCCCGCCGACGTTCCCGACGAGGCCCGCGGCGATGCGTCTCCATCCCACGGGTCCGGCGAGCAGGGAGCCACCGCCGTGGAGCCGACAGCTCGGGGCAGCTCGAAGCGGGAGGCGTCAGTGGAGGACTCCGACTCGTCCGAGCCGACCGACGGGGGTGGGGCGTCGCCGTCGTCGGGCTCCTCCCCCCGCAGCGCGATCTACTCGACCTACCCGGGGCTTCGCCCGCCGGGTTCCTGA